A region from the Aegilops tauschii subsp. strangulata cultivar AL8/78 chromosome 5, Aet v6.0, whole genome shotgun sequence genome encodes:
- the LOC141023068 gene encoding uncharacterized protein translates to MADDDKNKQLAEYSGAAKVFAAPANSSYPRFDRENFGVWKALMECGLRANELWDAVDPGGNAFKKEGAEHRKDRQAASAIYSVMPMDVLQHLIAKETAKEAWDTLKLMFEGHTRVKQANLQTLLRNYETLVMGDNESVDAFASRVATLVNRIRALAIEQCVDLETLSIDDLVGCYKAHDERMRYSLGDGRNYENVMLTRAQRLALDSRRGGEGSSSNTGQDRAPKEQSKKNAGDGAPKKKKFDKRKIKCHNCGIMGHFKSECKKPPKEKALLAKGGDDGDMMLMVEVCELMDKDSPAPKAPATEVVTLIEEAVYLHDKKRMNTSRHVWYLDTGASNHMTGDKDQFSELRVSVGRTVRFSDGRTVDIAGRGTLLFELKNGGHKVLTDVYYIPKLKSSIICLGQLEERGCKIVLEDGYLWGYDRQRMLIMKVQRSPNRLYVLNLDRVDPVCLLSSMDDSAWKWHARYGHLNFQALRQLGQKEMTKDQALQAFRIIKMAAEVESEAKLKALHIDDQPKTSSAATSSASGAAEKKDARRHAREAAAADVSEGTYGTAGSSAGSARPGGVVPSGGPEQATPARGSRGTAPASPCKSLSAGGVSSMQQSSPRAAPRAHEVLVREGHVREDGTPVLADEEDIARFKLQMKELFKMSDQRLLTYYLGIEVHQKPEGITLCQEAYANKILESCSMEDWNPSHVPMEPRLKFSKRSQAPAVDTTEYRSVVGSLRYIKGTTNFGCVYLREKRKEMVELLGYSDSDLAGDIDDRKSTSGMAYFLGRSIVSWLSQKQKVVALSSCEAEYIAAATAAGQGVWLERLLGDLTDKEPEGVVLYVDNKSTIALCKNPVHHDRSKHIDIRYHYIRHCVEEGKIEVNYICTDDQLADILTKSLGRQKFTEMRGRIGVQAVK, encoded by the exons ATGGCGGACGACGATAAGAACAAGCAACTGGCAGAATACTCCGGTGCGGCTAAAGTATTTGCTGCTCCAGCGAATTCGTCGTACCCACGATTTGATCGCGAGAACTTCGGGGTCTGGAAGGCCCTCATGGAGTGTGGTCTCCGCGCCAACGAGCTATGGGACGCGGTCGACCCAGGAGGCAACGCGTTCAAGAAGGAGGGAGCCGAGCACCGGAAGGATCGGCAGGCGGCGTCGGCGATTTACTCGGTGATGCCGATGGATGTCCTCCAACACCTGATCGCCAAAGAAACGGCGAAGGAAGCGTGGGATACCTTGAAGCTCATGTTCGAGGGACACACCCGCGTCAAGCAAGCCAATCTCCAAACTCTCCTAAGGAACTATGAGACTTTGGTCATGGGCGACAATGAGTCCGTGGATGCGTTCGCTTCACGGGTGGCTACTCTCGTCAATCGGATCCGCGCGCTTG CGATCGAGCAGTGCGTCGATCTCGAGACTCTCTCCATCGACGATCTCGTCGGATGCTACAAGGCTCACGACGAGCGTATGCGGTACAGTCTCGGGGATGGGAGGAACTATGAGAATGTCATGCTCACACGGGCTCAGCGGCTGGCGCTGGACTCAAGGAGAGGAGGCGAGGGCTCTAGCAGCAACACTGGCCAAGATCGTGCGCCAAAAGAACAAAGTAAGAAGAACGCCGGCGACGGCGCtccgaagaagaagaagttcgACAAGCGCAAGATCAAGTGTCACAACTGTGGCATCATGGGGCACTTCAAGTCGGAGTGCAAGAAACCACCGAAGGAGAAAGCTCTCCTGGCCAAAGGAGGCGATGATGGAGACATGATGCTCATGGTCGAAGTATGCGAGCTAATGGACAAGGACAGTCCAGCTCCAAAGGCGCCGGCTACAGAGGTTGTCACGCTCATAGAGGAGGCAGTTTATCTTCACGATAAGAAGAGGATGAACACATCGAGGCACGTGTGGTACCTCGACACGGGCGCTAGCAACCACATGACCGGCGACAAGGACCAATTTTCTGAGCTCAGAGTTTCGGTGGGACGCACGGTTCGGTTCAGCGACGGACGGACCGTTGACATCGCAGGGCGAGGTACTCTCCTGTTTGAGTTGAAGAATGGCGGTCACAAGGTACTCACGGATGTGTACTATATTCCCAAGCTAAAGAGCAGCATCATATGTCTTGGTCAGCTCGAGGAGCGTGGTTGCAAGATTGTGCTCGAAGATGGCTATCTATGGGGGTATGACCGTCAGAGGATGCTAATTATGAAGGTGCAGAGGTCACCGAACAGGCTTTACGTCCTCAACTTAGATCGTGTGGATCCAGTATGTCTCTTGTCAAGCATGGACGACTCGGCATGGAAGTGGCACGCGCGCTACGGTCATCTAAATTTCCAGGCTCTTCGGCAACTTGGACAAAAGGAGATG ACAAAGGACCAAGCTTTGCAAGCCTTCAGGATAATAAAGATGGCGGCTGAAGTAGAATCTGAAGCCAAGCTGAAGGCCCTCC ATATTGATGATCAACCGAAGACGTCGAGTGCCGCGACGAGTAGTGCGAGCGGCGCAGCAGAGAAAAAGGACGCGAGGAGGCACGCGCGAGAAGCTGCAGCAGCCGACGTGTCCGAGGGCACGTACGGCACGGCCGGCAGCAGCGCGGGCAGCGCTCGCCCTGGTGGCGTTGTTCCATCAGGAGGGCCAGAGCAGGCCACACCAGCTCGTGGCTCACGTGGCACAGCACCGGCCAGCCCATGCAAGAGCCTGTCGGCTGGAGGTGTTTCCAGCATGCAGCAAAGCAGCCCACGTGCTGCACCACGAGCACATGAAGTCCTTGTACGTGAAGGCCATGTACGTGAAGATGGTACACCTGTTTTGGCTG ATGAGGAGGACATTGCTAGATTCAAACTACAAATGAAGGAGCTTTTCAAGATGAGTGATCAACGGCTCTTGACTTACTATCTCGGGATCGAGGTACATCAAAAGCCGGAGGGAATCACACTATGCCAGGAGGCATATGCAAACAAGATTCTTGAAAGCTGTAGCATGGAGGACTGGAATCCAAGTCATGTTCCAATGGAGCCTCGACTTAAATTTAGCAAGAGGAGCCAAGCACCCGCGGTTGATACAACGGAGTATAGAAGTGTGGTCGGAAGCCTAAG GTACATCAAAGGGACAACTAACTTCGGTTGTGTCTATTTGAGAGAGAAGCGGAAGGAGATGGTGGAGCTACTTGGCTACAGTGATAGCGACTTGGCAGGAGATATTGACGACCGTAAAAGTACCTCGGGCATGGCATATTTCTTGGGAAGAAGCATAGTGAGTTGGCTATCACAAAAGCAGAAGGTGGTCGCATTATCATCCTGTGAAGCGGAGTATATTGCAGCTGCAACCGCGGCAGGTCAAGGTGTGTGGCTAGAAAGGCTACTCGGTGACCTCACTGACAAGGAACCGGAAGGAGTGGTGCTCTATGTTGACAACAAGTCCACGATTGCTCTATGTAAGAATCCAGTGCATCATGA